In Peromyscus maniculatus bairdii isolate BWxNUB_F1_BW_parent chromosome 16, HU_Pman_BW_mat_3.1, whole genome shotgun sequence, the sequence TTCTTTTTAACAATGTGAATCTCTTTAGCAACAGTGTTTCCCTTGTCAGCATCTCTAAACGCACTCTCTTGCAGACCTAACTGCACGTTTTCTTCTACATGTTTCTACTCTGCTCCTCTATAATCCTGATTCTCACTATAAATTTGGCTGGTAGAAGCTGGTAATACCCAGCCTGCTGCCTAAATGCTGCATCATTCTCAATTTCCCAGAGAAACTAATGCATCTTCTTTAAGCTCAACCTTTCATAAGGTATTGGGGCATAGATAAAATATGTCCAAATGCTTGGCCATGGTTTAAAGATATTATAAATCAGAGCTGTGGGTTTGGGAAAGAGCAGACACAAAATCACCTTTCAGAAACGAGCTTCATTAGGAGGGAGCCTCGTGAGCGCAggaggggccatgttccagccttGGGGTGGGAGAGCATTGAGAAAGACACGTAtcagctgggcattggtggcgcacgcctttaatcccagcactcgggaggcagaggcaggcggatctctgtgagttcgaggacagcctggtctacagagtaagttccaggaaaggcacaaagctacacagagaaaccttgtctcgaaaaaccaaaacaatttaaaaatataaaaaagaaagacaatgtaTCACTTCAGAGACAATGTATCATTCAGAGGCAGCCCCGGGGCCTcaaggggaaacagggcttcccTTTCAAACACACAGAGGAGCTCCGATCGGGAGGGAGCTCAAGGTATGATTAGGAGAGACAGCCACCACAGAGGGTGTGAGAGGGGACCTGAATGAGAGGAGCCTTCGAAAACACCCCACATAGAGGAGGGTATTCTGACCTTTCTAAATGTTGGGGTGCTGGTAGGAACTTCCACACTAGGTGATTTAGTCTGGTTTAGTCTAAGTGGCCACTTCTCTGTACCAATTTTCTCCATCTGTTACTGTAACATCCTCAAGATACACCACCTTAGATAGAGAAAAGCCTTATTCTGACTCATCACTTTGGAAGTTTCGGTCTCCTCAGAGGTCCACTTGCTTTTGGGATTGTGGTTGTTGCTCATTCTGACATGGAGTACACAGCcaagtttctttttctcagtgGCCTTACTGACTTTGAAAGTTATTAATGAGTTACTGTGATAGTGTGGCTTTTTCTTCTGGGCATAACATGACTGCCATCTTGGATTAGATATTGGCCCTGTAGCCATGGCAACTACTTGAACTAAACAGTGTAGTGATAGCTAGACCTATGGGATGGCAATGGAGCTGATGACACTCCCTAGTAGAAGGAGGGAAGGTAGGGTCACCTAGTGACCTATTTCCACTAAATATGTGACTAGACATTTGTTTAGTTTCCCTAGGAAAAGTTAACAGAACAGTTAAAACTAAAATTTGACACATTTTGCATTTGTATATGAGAGCTGTGTTTCTTAACGGTTTGAAGATTAAACTATGTGATTGCCACTAAATATGTGAAATGAGGGGAAAAGCAAGGATGTAAGATAAGAAGGTAGGCAAAGATGATCAGAGGTTCAGGGACCATAGCCGGGCGGtataataatcccagcactcgggaggcagagccaggtggatccctgtgagttcgaggccagcctggtctacagagtgagttccaggacggagGTTCGGGGACCAAAGCTGGACCTGTCTCCTGAGTGACATCCTTTATACCTGTGGGCTTTCCAAACCCAAGATGGATCGTGTTGCTCCTTATCTTCTGATTGCACCCTTGGCTACAAATCTCACTCCAAGATAAAGGCAAAGGCTGTCTTAGAAAACTCCATATATCTGCCACTTCAACTGTCCtccaaactattttctttttctccacagcacttaaaaaccataaaaaaaaacaaaacctcatacATGTTTGTATCTTCCTACTGGAATGTAAGCTTCCCGTGGAAGCCTTTGATGCCCTCTCAGCTTGTAGGATGGAGGTCGGCACATAATGGTGTTCAGCAGCTATTGAAAGCTTGTGTGAACTGAAGGGGACTTCCACAGGAAATgtaagtgtggtggtttgcatgagatgtgcccccacaggctcaggctCTTGAACACACAGTCCCCATTTGATGATTGCTCTTtcaaccttgctggaggaaataaaTATTCATGGGGGAAACTGCTGTGGGGTGTTCCGTATGCTGTGAAAgtcttgctctgattggttgataaataaagggctgattggccagtagccaggcaggaagtataggtggtgtaaacagacaaggagaattctgggaacaggaaggctgagaaaggagatgctggcctgctgtccagggagcagcatgtaatggcacacaggtaaagtcgtGGAACATGtagcagcacatagattaacagaaatgggctgagtttgaaTGTCAGccctagtcagtggtaggcctgagctaatggctgagcagttttaattaatataagcagctgggtgattattttacaaATGGCTGCAGGGTTTGTGGggttgggcaggactggagaaaacttcagctacaggaaaCTTTGAGAGTTTGTAGCCTCACTTACTTCCAGTTTGTTCCCTCGGCTCATGTTTACTACTGAAGATGTGATGTCTCCGATTCCTGCTCCGGCGGCCTGCTGCCATGTCCCTCCTGCAGTGGACTCTCCTACTGGAGCATGAGCCCAGGTAAACTCTCTCTCCCggaagttgctttggtcatggcgtCTTATGACAGCAAAAGAAAGGTGACCAATACATAGGCCCAAGCGTGATGGCATGCATCTACAATCCCAGCCTTCGGAAGCCCAGACAGAAGAGCTCAAGTTCTAAGACATCCTGGACCACAAAATGAatttcaggtcagcctgagctacaaggaGAAActctggagagagggaggagagagaatgacTTGTTCTGAAGAGAGAAAAAGTAAAGTCACTAGGTAAATACAGTAAGATTACCAGGCAATCTTGAGTGACCAATGGAGATTTGTGAGCACAGTTTTAAGGTCTCAGGAGCTGGAATACTTGTGTCCTCTTTATCTGTGTTCAGATAAAAGCAcagtgttgccgggcggtggtggcgcacgcctttaatcccagcactcgggaggcagagccaggcggatctctgcgagttcgaggccagcctgggctaccaagtgagttccaggaaaggcgcaaagctacgcagagaaaccctgtctcgaaaaaaccaaaaaaaaaaaaaaaaaaaaaaaaaaaaaagcacagtgtTGTTAGGCATGGGCTGGCCACTTTAAGATGTTGATTATTCTGAAATGTAACAGTGTGTAGCTATCAGGCCATATCCCTGGGCCTTTCTCCCTCTAGGACATAGACTTTTGAAGTCCTACCTTGCTGTGGCCTTACAGCCCTTTCTCCTCAAAGCTGCAAGTGAGATTTATGGATCTGCTCAGTACCTGGTCACGCTTGGAGTCACACAGAATAAACCAGACTGGATCATATGGTATGAACTTCCCACTAGCTCCCCCAAACCTAGAAAAGCCAGAATATCCCCTTTGGAGTGTTTTCTGAAAGTgctgctgttattatttttaaaacaacattagTGCTGTGATGAGACAGCCTCTCCCAGTGCTCTC encodes:
- the LOC143268949 gene encoding uncharacterized protein LOC143268949, with product MAHRCDVSDSCSGGLLPCPSCSGLSYWSMSPGHRLLKSYLAVALQPFLLKAASEIYGSAQYLVTLGVTQNKPDWIICAVMRQPLPVLSVWGSASGTLYRGLSDLRLPTPLFSFAQPPGPLRTAHWLTRWTPGGSSGCTP